The following are encoded together in the Choloepus didactylus isolate mChoDid1 chromosome 7, mChoDid1.pri, whole genome shotgun sequence genome:
- the LOC119540997 gene encoding riboflavin kinase-like, which yields MRHLPYCCCGHVVWGFGGICKQLGIPTAHFPEQVVDNLPADISTGIYCVSASVGSRDIHKMVVSTGWNPYFKNTKKFMESHIVHTFKENLYGEILNVAIVGYLRPEKNFDSLESLKSAIQDGIEKAKK from the coding sequence ATGAGGCATCTGCCCTACTGCTGCTGTGGCCATGTGGTGTGGGGTTTTGGTGGCATCTGCAAGCAATTGGGCATCCCCACTGCTCATTTTCCTGAACAAGTAGTAGATAATCTTCCAGCTGATATATCCACTGGCATTTATTGTGTTTCAGCCAGTGTTGGAAGTAGAGATATCCATAAAATGGTAGTGAGCACAGGATGGAACCCATACTTCAAGAATACAAAAAAGTTCATGGAAAGTCACATTGTACATACCTTCAAAGAGAACCTTTATGGGGAAATCCTCAATGTGGCCATCGTTGGCTATCTCAGACCAGAAAAGAACTTTGATTCTTTAGAGTCACTTAAATCAGCAATTCAAGATGGTATTGAGAAAGCTAAGAAATGA